ACATTACCATAATTAATTTTTATTTTATAATCTATCAATAATTTTTTTGGTAATATTATCGACACCAATTCCAAAGTAATTAAAAACATCTTGGAATGGTCCTGATTTTCCAAAAGTATCAATTGCAATATTTAAACCATTATTTGAAGTATAACGTTCTCAACCAAATGTTGATCCTAATTCAATTGATACTTTAAAAGCTGTTGGTTCAATTAAACTTTCACGATAAGCAGCTGGCTGTTGTTCAAATAACTCTCATGATGGCATTGAAACAACTTTTACTTGTAATTTTTCTTCTTGCTCCAGTTTTTGCGCAACAGCAATTGCTAAATGCACTTCACTTCCGGTTGCTAAAATTACAATATTATTATTTGTATCTTTTCCATAAACTTTATATGCTCCTAGATTAACTTTTTCAGCACTAGTTTCACTTAATTCTGGTAAATTTTGGCGGGTAATTAAAATCGAACTTGGCGTATGTTTTGTCTGAAACGCTTGATAATATGACCCTAATGTTTCTTTAAAATCAGCTGGACGATAAACATTTAAATTCGGTTGCGCTCTTAACATGGCTAACTGTTCAATTGGTTGATGGGTTGGGCCATCTTCTCCAACAGCAATCGAATCATGAGACATAATGTAAATCACTGGCAATTCCATTAATGAACTCATGCGGATTGCTGGTTTCATATAATCAGCAAAAACAAAGAAACCACCAGCAAATGGCAATAATCCCCCATGAGCATAAATTCCATTATTGATAGCTCCCATTGCAAATTCACGAACTCCATAATTAATGTTTCGCCCAGTTAAATGGTCATGACTATAATTTCCATCCGCTCCCTTTGCTTTTGTGCTACCAGTTAAATCGGCACTACCCCCAATTCAATTTGGGCATAATTGTGAAATTCGGTCAACAATTGTCCCACTACTAATACGAGTTGCTTGTGGCTGAGTTGGAATTAAATCGGTAAAATCTTTTAAGTTAATTGTAAAATCACCATGAATTGCGCGGTCAATTTCAGCGCCGATTTCTGGAAATTCTTGGCAAAATTCTTGATAAAGCTTAATTCATATTTCGTAAGCGGTTTCACCACGTTCTTTAACATTTTTTTCAAAATCATCATAAACTTCAGTCGGAACAGCAAAGTCTTTTTCTGTTCATTCTAATCTGGATTTAAATGTTTCAATATCATGACCTAATGGGGACCCATGGACATTTGGTGTTCCTTGTTTTGTTGCCCCTTGTCCAATAATTGTTTTAACTTCAATTAAAGTTGGTTTATCACTTAATTTTGCTTGATTAATTGCTTCATCAATTGCTTGGATATCATTACCATCCTTAACTTTTAAATAGTTTCAGTTAGCAGCAACAAAACGATCAGCAATATTTTCACTTTGGGCAACAGATGTCATATTATCTAACTGAACATCATTTGAATCAAATAAAACAATTAATTTATTTAACTTTCAATGCCCCGCTAAAGATAATGCCTCTTGGGTTACGCCTTCTTGCAAATCCCCATCTCCACATAATACATAAGTATAGTGATCAAACAAGGGATATTTATCTTGATTATACTTTGCTGCTAAAAAGGTCTCTGCTAAGGCACTTCCAACCGCCATTGCAAATCCTTGCCCTAATGGCCCTGTTGTTACATCAACTCCCGGTGTTAAATGTGACTCAGGATGGCCTGGGGTAATTGAATCAACTTGACGAAAAGCTTTTAAATCATCAATTGTTAAATCAAATCCTGATAAATGTAATAATGGGTATAATAAGCCAGTCCCATGTCCAGCTGATAAAATAAAGCGATCACGATTAATTCATTTATCAACACTTGGATTAACTCGTAAATGCTTTGTAAATAGCGTATAAGCCATTGGTGCTGCTCCTAAAACAATCCCGGGATGTCCTGAATTTGCTTTATTAATTGCTTCAACTCCTAGTATTTTAATTGTATCAATTGCTTTTTTCATTTTTTTCTCCTTTGAAATTATCATAACCTGATTGAAAATTAATAATTATTAGTGAATTAGCACAAGTCATTTGTTGCTGATGTCACTAATTCTTTGATCGCAATGCGTTGTGGTAATTGATAAAGATATAACATCATTGCCGCTAAATCTTCAGCTTTTAGACCGTTATCAATTGCTTTTTTAGTTGCTTGATAACTTGCCAAAATATCAGCATTTTTGACAGAAGTTAATAAATTGGTATCAAC
The Spiroplasma chrysopicola DF-1 genome window above contains:
- the tkt gene encoding transketolase encodes the protein MKKAIDTIKILGVEAINKANSGHPGIVLGAAPMAYTLFTKHLRVNPSVDKWINRDRFILSAGHGTGLLYPLLHLSGFDLTIDDLKAFRQVDSITPGHPESHLTPGVDVTTGPLGQGFAMAVGSALAETFLAAKYNQDKYPLFDHYTYVLCGDGDLQEGVTQEALSLAGHWKLNKLIVLFDSNDVQLDNMTSVAQSENIADRFVAANWNYLKVKDGNDIQAIDEAINQAKLSDKPTLIEVKTIIGQGATKQGTPNVHGSPLGHDIETFKSRLEWTEKDFAVPTEVYDDFEKNVKERGETAYEIWIKLYQEFCQEFPEIGAEIDRAIHGDFTINLKDFTDLIPTQPQATRISSGTIVDRISQLCPNWIGGSADLTGSTKAKGADGNYSHDHLTGRNINYGVREFAMGAINNGIYAHGGLLPFAGGFFVFADYMKPAIRMSSLMELPVIYIMSHDSIAVGEDGPTHQPIEQLAMLRAQPNLNVYRPADFKETLGSYYQAFQTKHTPSSILITRQNLPELSETSAEKVNLGAYKVYGKDTNNNIVILATGSEVHLAIAVAQKLEQEEKLQVKVVSMPSWELFEQQPAAYRESLIEPTAFKVSIELGSTFGWERYTSNNGLNIAIDTFGKSGPFQDVFNYFGIGVDNITKKIIDRL